The genomic DNA aaacaagaaTGAAAATAAAACTAATTAACTCCCACTAAATCCTATCATGATATTAGGTTGTTGGAATTTGAATTGAATCTAAATTCTAAGCATTGGCGGCACAACAAAGTGAagcaaaaataatttttcttttgcaCACAAAAGGATTTGAACTTAGGACATATGAGTAAGCAAAAACCTTACTACTAAACCAGATGCATTCTTGTTAATAACTAAACAAAATTTATAGATAAGCTAGGTGCGACTAGccaaatttagggtaaaaaataaccaaaaatttaAAGGAAAAGAATTGAATACAAAACCTCAAGCATACATCCAAAACACCTAACCATTGAACCAAACTAATTTACTTGAAACAACTTCTACAACCTTAAATTAAAAAACTAAGGCGGGACCATTCTCGATTCACTAACCCAATTTCTACTAACTTGGTTTTTGAGATGTGACAATAAGTATATCGGATTAATAATACTAAATGCATTACAATTGTTTATCATGGTGTTGTCATCAATCGTGAGCTAGTGTCAAGTTGACTTGTGACACaaactcaattaacaacattacTGATAATAGAAATCTTGCCACATGCATATGAGTGTGGAAATTGTTAATTTAGAACACAtatatgtgtttaaaaataaaatacaataaacAACGAAATGTATGGTTTAAAACTAATTGATCATAATAGTACATGAAATATATacgatattaaaattaaaaatagattaaattatgagtaaaccaaaatttaaacacataaatacatcGATTAACAATACTAAATGCACTATAATTATTGTCAACAATTGTGAGTAGTGTCGAGTTGATTTGTAACACTAACTCAAGTAAAATGCTTACTAAATAGTGTAAATATACAATGATGAAAATAATGAATAGTGCATATTAAAATagaaatgtataaaatatatcaaaataaaattttggttgagtaataaatttacaattttactgATTTAATTGGTATAAGTTCAAATATCATCATacacattttattaatttttgttaaaataaaagtttaaaataccttcaaataatataacttattttaattatagaaGGATATTTCCATAATTTTGTAATCGAAATGGAACTCGGTTGATGGGTGATACCAACTCAAGAAAAAGCTTAATAAATAGCAAGTATAAATATATAGATATACaaatgatgaaaataataattgtgcatattaaaataaaatgtttaaaatatattaaaatgataCTTTGGTTAAgtgataaatttaatatattaccAATTTAATTGGCTTGTGTTTAAATCCCACcatttgtatatttttattagtttttgttaaaataataagaataaagTTCTCTCAAATAATATAATAGAAGGATATTCCTATAATTTTCGTGAATCGAATTAGAACCCGGTTGATGGATGATACTAACTCAGTAAAAGACATAATaaatagtataaatatatatgtgatggAGAGAATAGAgtatgcataataaaattaaaatgcataaaaatattaaaataaagcattagttaaatagtaaattaaatgttttattaatgtAATTGGTGCGGTTTAAATCTCAccatttgtatattttatttttttaaagtgaaAACTAAAATATTCTCGAATAATATTACTTGTTTTAATTACGAGAGGACATTCTGTAATTTCTTAACCGAGTTGGTGTCTGGTTGACTCGTGACACTAACTTAATCAATAATTTAAATAGAAGTGTATATATACAACTGATGAATGTAATAGAgtatgcataataaaattaaaatgttaaaattatcaaaataaaactttagtTGATAGATAAATTAAACGTTTTAGTAATGCATTTGGTGTGGGTTTAAATCTCACcttttgtatatattttttatttttatttttaagtgaaatgattaaaatacttttaaataatattacatattttaattacgaaataatatttttgtaatttttaactgAATTAATATCAGGATGACTTGTACACTAAACTCAGTAAAgagtttaaaaaataatataaataagattaaaaaattatttatctttaAACAGAAAGCACACGTGCTGCATAACTTTAGCCGTTGATAAGAAAAAGACCAAATTAGAACCGTCCGATCTAGGGCTTACATCAAAAGAATGGGTATTTATAGACTCCCTTCTCCTTCACTCGGCCCCTTTGGCCTTCGCTCTGGCTTTCGCGTTTCTTTCTAAAACTAGAGCTGAGAAAATAAAACCCAAAGCCTTAAAAACTATCAAAAATGGTTCAAAGGCTCACTTACCGTAGTCGCCATAGCTATGCTACCAAATCCAATCAACACCGTGTCGTTAAGACCCCCGGTAAGTTTTGAAGTTCCCACAATGACGCCTGCCGCTTTTGCTGCTCTCttgttatttttttgaaaattgtttgaaaataatgggttttcatccattctttcttttttaaagGTGGGAAATTGATCTATCAGACTACTAAGAAGAGAGCGAGTGGGCCTAAGTGTCCTGTTACTGGAAAGCGAATTCAGGGTGTaagttcattttattattatgattttaagCTATGTTGTTTTGTTTTTAGTTGGAAATTTGGATTTCTATTGTTGGGACTAAGTATGAAATGTAGCTACGCCTTTGTTTATTTGATTGAGAAAATGATGATTTGGGTATCTCTGTttatattcattttcatgtttgcATATTGAACTTTGTGTAGCGAATTAAACATAGATTCTGATACTGTTTAAGATTTGTTTAGTTTCATAGTTTTAAGAtctataaaaattgaaaataatggTCAAAACTTGTTTTCTACTTTAGGAACTGGTGATAAGTTCATTATTGTGGAGCCCTTTATTGCACTTCACTTTGAAGCAGTTTACAAAATTCAAACTGTCTCACTTGATTTTACTATACTTGCTGCATATCTAGTAGAAATGTAAAACCTTGTTGATTGATATGAAGAGTATTTTGTTTTCATGTTACTTGTCGGAGTAAGCTATGTTTCAGTTATTACTGGATGTGTGGCTGATCGGGTTTGAGTTGTGTAGTTTTGAGCTTTGCTCTAATGGTTTTCTTATATGGCTTGTTTGCAGATTCCTCACTTGAGACCTGCTGAATACAAGCGGTCTCGGTTGCCTAGGAACCGTAGGACGGTGAATCGTGCCTATGGTGGTGTTTTGTCTGGAAGTGCTGTTAGAGAAAGGTACTACTTTGTGCATGATTTAATAGCTTGTTTTTAATTTGTTGTGATAGTTGCAAAATCTTATTCTTCTCTTTTTCTGGTTTTTATATCATTTTAAGGATAATTCGAGCCTTCTTAGTGGAAGAGCAAAAGATTGTGAAGAAGGTTCTGAAAATCCAGAAGACTAAGGAAAAGCAATCCTCAAAGAGCTAGGAATTTTAAATGCTGATGAAGCTGAATTGTGTTTGGCTTGTTAGATTTACCTGAGAGAAATTTTTGTTTGTTATTATGGTGAATTGATGAAATGTGGAACTGAGTTTGAGTACTTTTTCTCATTTGGTAGTTTCATACTGATATATTTTGCTGCTTGGTTCACTAGAAGACAAATCTATTGAAAGGTTATTGTTTAGTGATGGTTTTATTTGTTGATGTGGTTTCTTTTATTAGGCATTGATATTATATTCTTGTTTGCTACCATGAGCCCTGAGTCCATGACTCGTGACCTCGAAACTCCAAATCCTGATCCCTAACTTGTAAATAGGATTTGGGGTTACGGTTTTGAGTTGAATTTAGCCATCTTGTTTAAAGGCAGCTGGAATGATATATGTGGTCCTTTTGAACATAGCAACTGAACCGAAGATGGAACGCTTGTCGGTTTCGAGTTCAAGAAGTCCATTTTCATCTATATGACAATAAGGATGAGGAATGCATGTTATTACCATGGTTATGCAAACCGTCAGACATAATCTCCAGCCAACCATAGCCCAAGTTTCTGATGAACAGCAGAATCCATATCGACAATTGAAGCTAATGGTGAATTTGGAGGTGAAAGTACATGGATATTTTTGTATGGATAGATTATATTTTgctcattttatttaaaaattagcaaattaatttttatacgtaagattaaagagtaaattgttTCGTTCTAGTaaaaagtttatttatttattttgttaaaattgATATTGTTGATCAAATAATCTTACCGTTACACTGGGCATATGTGGATTTTATTTTGACATTTAGGGTTAATTTTTAATCGTATAAATAGATGAATATTTTAATAGAACGAAATTATTTTTGATCTAATATATAGagattagtttatttattttgttaacagagaaaataaaatgtaatttgatTCTTAATACAATAATTTTTATAGTACTTTTACCTGGTTGATGTACAGCTTTTTGGCATGTTCATATTATGTGGCATCTGTAAGTCCTACAACAGGAAATTGGATATAAAACTGTTTGTAGGTGcttatgatttaattttaaaCCCTGTAGCTGTAATTATATGATTGAACTTTTTTTAATAGGGATGGGATCGGATTTTGGACATTTGGAAATGGAAACAAATATACTAGATAAATATTCAGCCTAAGATATTTAGGTGGAATATGTGAAAACTGTACAATAATACCATAAACAGGTCTGCTGTTCATACTAGTTCCCAACTTAATAACCCCAAAACTAGTCGACAGCTGATTTAAGTGTAGCATTTGTCAGTTGAATAAGTGGTGGACATCTCACTAGGACATTGTGGTGAATCCCATGGTAGATTAGGTTTCCATGAATCTGGCATATTTGGAGACAATCTGAAAGGAAACCCCATCAATAAATGGTTATAGTCTGGGATTGAATCCGACGTCTTCCTTGTTCCTTCCTCGCTTTCTACTCCACCTCCATTGCCTTGCATGTCCTGGGGCGAGCTGATCGAAAAGTCGCCGTATTGGTGTTGTTGCCCTCGGAAATCGGTACTTGCTGAGGCATTGCTAATCAACGGTCGGCTCAACAGCATGGAAGAGGTATCAATAGTGCACTTTGGGGATGATCCAGACATGTTGTCAAGCGGAGAAAACATCATGTTGTTATGAAGGTCTCCGTTGGAAACATGAAATGAAGATGGCCTATAGACTGTTTGATGGAATGATTTATACGAAGGAATATCTAGAGCCGAAAAGCCGGCACTGCAGTCTTGTTGTAGTTCACCGTTGCTGCATAATGGTATCGTTGATCCAATTTCAGTCGTACAAGAAATGTTCTCCGAACTGAACTGACTGCAAGCCGCACCATGGTTCAATGAGGAAATCCAAGTGTGGGAAAGTGCTCTTTGAGCCATGGTACTAGTCTTTTTGAATATCCTACAAATAGCCCATGCATCCTGTTGGAACCAAaagcaaaattttcaaacaactcATTATCAAAAACAAGATTGGACAATGATTATTCAAGGATCATTACATTTGCAGGAAGGGTTTTGTCAAAGAGCTTCTTTGACGGTGGTATCGAGTCCGACATCGAAGGTAGCCGAAATTCGTGCATCATCCAATCAGTTTTCATCCCTTTAGCAGCTCTGCCTCTATAGAACACAAGGGATTTCTTCAAACCAATACATTTAGCGCCATCAGATGAGTATATAGGCCTGTCGGTCCCGGTTGCCTTCCAAAAACCGGCTCCGGTGACTCTGTTAGGCCTCGCACTATTCCGGTATTTTCGGTCCCTTGGACAGTAAAAATACCATTCCTTCTCCCCTGATGCTGCTAGCTCTGCTtatacaaaaatagaaaaaagagtAAGATATACACAGAATCTAGTAAGCAAAGAAAGGAAATTtcttatgtttttattttcttggaaGCCAAACAGAAGATGAAAACTCACTTGGAAGATCCCAGggttcatatttatatatatcaacTTGTTTAATCAGCTCAATGGGCAAAGGTCTTTGTTGAATCTTTTTCTTGAGGTAAAATCCTACAAGCTCTTCATCTGTTGGATGAAATCGAAAACCAGGCAACATAACATCATCAACTTTATCAACATCATTCTTTTCATCCATGTGGTtgcaaaaaagaagaaaaaaaagttgatAAAGAACTCTTATGAAActgaataaaaatgaattttctttttgggattttcaaaatcaaattGAATTTTGAAGCTTCTACTCTCATCATGGGGGATATCTCTTGTTTTTATCATGAGAATTTAGGCAAAATGACAAAGGAACCTTCCAATATTATACaatcctatttttattttatttattttattttatgtgctTGAATTGATTTTCTGATTGAAttgttttttgttaattttacacAACACAATAAGTTCAAATTTATATTCAAATTCATGAGATTCTCTCAAAATTCCTTTGAGACCCTTCTTTAGGAAAAATTATTAACCATCGTATCCTTAATCCAA from Gossypium arboreum isolate Shixiya-1 chromosome 9, ASM2569848v2, whole genome shotgun sequence includes the following:
- the LOC108454076 gene encoding 60S ribosomal protein L34; the encoded protein is MVQRLTYRSRHSYATKSNQHRVVKTPGGKLIYQTTKKRASGPKCPVTGKRIQGIPHLRPAEYKRSRLPRNRRTVNRAYGGVLSGSAVRERIIRAFLVEEQKIVKKVLKIQKTKEKQSSKS
- the LOC108454075 gene encoding protein FEZ, coding for MDEKNDVDKVDDVMLPGFRFHPTDEELVGFYLKKKIQQRPLPIELIKQVDIYKYEPWDLPKLAASGEKEWYFYCPRDRKYRNSARPNRVTGAGFWKATGTDRPIYSSDGAKCIGLKKSLVFYRGRAAKGMKTDWMMHEFRLPSMSDSIPPSKKLFDKTLPANDAWAICRIFKKTSTMAQRALSHTWISSLNHGAACSQFSSENISCTTEIGSTIPLCSNGELQQDCSAGFSALDIPSYKSFHQTVYRPSSFHVSNGDLHNNMMFSPLDNMSGSSPKCTIDTSSMLLSRPLISNASASTDFRGQQHQYGDFSISSPQDMQGNGGGVESEEGTRKTSDSIPDYNHLLMGFPFRLSPNMPDSWKPNLPWDSPQCPSEMSTTYSTDKCYT